A region from the Paenibacillus humicola genome encodes:
- a CDS encoding sugar-binding protein, with product MYKRWIVPFAAALMLFGVFGTATAASNFAPDPAGPMPSEQLNSQFTIQDIVVDGKPDAAYDAAVPSRIAHGKNAAATADLAADTYGELRSVWDGPVLYLLVQVHDKTKSRSAATDTGLRQDDANNPAIRDSVVFMLDFWNDKVDKFQDDDGIFTVSSNGNLTYEFNTAVNNHSSVHAYPQDREYTNRIKSYAATDTPDGYNVELALQIEGAKLQNGTKFGVDVAISDSPAEGVSRTGYVFWSHDNNAYTALSQDHSVDWGTVMLAGWNGTDPFKFSDWVLRNTIRWVESPSLVKGVWTPATESELNAALAAAKATVGSTDQAAVDAAAKRLQDAIAALRWADTKYPDPMDLPSQFTLPDPWTYFDGSKVKSKGDWFRKGGRRDEILDLAQFYEYGYKPGAPDKMSITDVAPVPASPGVFVDGIGYIVPPSPAGLGITVSMTYGKTTAPITFTLYPPTEEAKRKAGHKGPVPVVMSFGGFIPEYSDAGYAVLAVPPSVTTDDRNDPWGARSGTFRTFFPYTRNGDPLEISNEMGAAWGASRAIDALELLSKSGNKYGKGVNKLIDPGKLAVTGHSIYGKYAFVSAVFDDRIDVCIPSAAGATGPSPYRYVYIGHQYSWGTASGTEMLGDTIRHNPGRTTELFRRFLTPGRFYERLDGAWGYGDRIPFDQHELVATLAPRAIVLHNTVNDYGDGAESDPLGLEAAKFVYKTLGYDADDLVKFNVRPFAATREHAEDTPQRQRTAEYLDHYFYGKKMPPETDAYLNDDPFDDQGAKAENAYNRYFGGYATLAPWKDYKFPGKPDHPGKPEHPGKP from the coding sequence GATCCAGGACATCGTTGTGGACGGTAAGCCGGATGCCGCGTACGACGCCGCCGTGCCTTCGAGGATCGCGCACGGGAAAAACGCGGCCGCGACCGCGGACCTCGCGGCCGATACATACGGCGAGCTTCGCTCCGTCTGGGACGGTCCGGTGCTTTACCTGCTGGTCCAGGTGCACGACAAAACGAAGTCGCGCAGCGCCGCAACCGATACGGGTCTGAGGCAGGACGACGCCAACAATCCCGCGATTCGCGACAGCGTGGTCTTCATGCTGGACTTCTGGAACGACAAGGTCGACAAATTCCAGGACGACGACGGCATCTTCACCGTCAGCTCCAACGGGAACCTGACGTACGAGTTCAATACGGCCGTCAACAATCACTCGTCTGTTCATGCTTACCCGCAGGACCGCGAATACACGAACCGGATCAAGAGCTATGCCGCGACCGATACGCCGGACGGCTACAATGTCGAGCTGGCGCTGCAAATCGAAGGCGCGAAGCTCCAGAACGGCACCAAGTTCGGCGTCGACGTCGCGATCAGCGATTCGCCCGCCGAGGGCGTATCCCGGACCGGCTACGTGTTCTGGAGCCACGACAACAATGCGTATACGGCGCTCAGCCAGGACCACTCCGTCGACTGGGGCACCGTGATGCTCGCCGGCTGGAACGGTACGGATCCGTTCAAGTTCAGCGACTGGGTGCTCCGTAACACGATCCGCTGGGTCGAATCGCCTTCACTTGTCAAAGGCGTGTGGACCCCGGCGACGGAATCGGAGCTGAATGCGGCGCTGGCGGCAGCCAAAGCGACGGTCGGTTCCACCGATCAAGCGGCCGTCGACGCAGCGGCCAAACGTCTGCAGGACGCGATTGCCGCGCTGCGCTGGGCCGATACCAAATATCCGGACCCGATGGACCTGCCGTCCCAATTTACGCTTCCCGACCCGTGGACGTATTTTGACGGCAGCAAGGTCAAAAGCAAAGGCGACTGGTTCCGCAAAGGCGGCCGCCGCGACGAAATTTTGGATTTGGCCCAGTTCTACGAATACGGCTACAAGCCGGGCGCGCCGGACAAAATGTCGATTACGGACGTTGCGCCGGTTCCGGCTAGTCCGGGCGTCTTCGTCGATGGAATCGGATACATCGTTCCGCCGTCTCCCGCGGGGCTCGGCATTACCGTTTCCATGACGTACGGCAAAACGACCGCTCCGATCACCTTTACGCTATACCCTCCGACGGAGGAGGCCAAGCGGAAGGCCGGCCATAAAGGGCCGGTGCCGGTCGTCATGAGCTTCGGCGGCTTCATCCCCGAGTACTCGGATGCCGGCTATGCCGTTCTGGCCGTTCCGCCCAGCGTTACGACGGACGACCGGAACGACCCGTGGGGCGCCCGCAGCGGCACGTTCCGCACGTTTTTCCCGTACACCCGCAACGGCGACCCGCTTGAGATCAGCAACGAGATGGGCGCCGCCTGGGGAGCGTCCCGGGCCATCGACGCCCTGGAGCTGCTGTCCAAATCGGGAAATAAATACGGCAAAGGCGTAAACAAGCTGATCGATCCCGGCAAGCTGGCGGTTACGGGCCATTCCATTTATGGCAAATACGCCTTCGTTTCCGCCGTCTTCGACGACCGGATCGACGTGTGCATTCCGAGCGCGGCGGGCGCAACCGGCCCCTCCCCGTACCGGTATGTCTACATTGGTCATCAATACAGCTGGGGCACCGCAAGCGGCACCGAAATGCTGGGCGATACGATCCGCCACAATCCGGGCCGCACCACCGAGCTGTTTCGCCGCTTCCTGACGCCGGGCCGCTTCTATGAACGCCTGGACGGCGCCTGGGGCTACGGCGACCGCATCCCGTTCGATCAGCATGAGCTGGTGGCGACGCTGGCGCCGAGAGCAATCGTGCTGCACAACACCGTGAACGACTACGGCGACGGGGCGGAGAGCGATCCGCTGGGCCTGGAAGCCGCGAAGTTCGTGTACAAGACGCTCGGCTACGACGCCGACGACCTGGTGAAGTTCAACGTCCGTCCGTTCGCCGCCACCCGCGAGCACGCCGAGGACACGCCGCAGCGGCAGCGGACCGCCGAGTACCTGGATCATTATTTCTACGGCAAGAAAATGCCGCCCGAAACCGACGCCTACCTGAACGACGATCCGTTCGACGATCAAGGGGCGAAGGCCGAAAACGCGTATAACCGTTATTTCGGAGGCTACGCAACGCTCGCTCCGTGGAAGGATTATAAGTTCCCGGGCAAGCCGGATCATCCGGGCAAACCGGAGCACCCGGGCAAGCCGTAA
- a CDS encoding potassium-transporting ATPase subunit F: MVVMGIIALALIVYLGFVLVKPESSDAADRRRTLPEEDILA; this comes from the coding sequence ATGGTCGTGATGGGGATCATTGCGCTTGCGCTGATCGTATATCTCGGATTCGTGCTCGTTAAACCGGAAAGTTCTGATGCAGCCGACCGTCGCCGCACTTTACCTGAGGAGGATATCTTGGCATGA
- the kdpA gene encoding potassium-transporting ATPase subunit KdpA produces MGFVQVAITLIIIMLLVKPAGIYLVKVFAHEKTGLDRVFGPAERVIYRAIGVRENEAMGWKAYLGAMLLTNFIMFILMFLVLRLQKFLPLNPDGIGNMPPAQAFNTAASFITNTNWQSYSGENALSYLSQMLAVTFPMFASAATGFAVAVAFIRGLIGRQDNLGNFYADLVRSITRIFLPLSFLVALFLVFQGVPQTFQGAVDATTLEGAKQTITRGLVASLESIKHLGTNGGGWFGTNAAHPFENPTPLTNLVHIVCMMLLPTALVYAFGLMIKNKKQGWALFSAMGILFLAMLATVFVAEYRGVPALDSMGVHGNMEGKEVRFGLSESALFTAVTTAATTGSVNNMHESLTPMGGFTALAEMMLNNVFGGKGVGLLNGLLYLILSIFICGLMVGRTPEFLGKKIEGKEIKLASIALLVHPVIILVPTALALLRPEAIASISNPGPHGLSEVLYAFTSGAANNGSAFAGLNANTNFYNIGIGLVMLAGRYISIIAMLAIAGSLAAKRIVPVTTGTLRTNTPLFTGILLMIILVIGALTFFPSLALGPIAEQLAMPR; encoded by the coding sequence ATGGGATTCGTGCAGGTTGCAATTACATTGATCATCATCATGCTGCTGGTCAAGCCGGCAGGCATCTATCTTGTAAAAGTATTCGCCCATGAAAAAACGGGTTTGGACCGTGTGTTCGGTCCTGCCGAGCGCGTGATCTACCGTGCCATAGGTGTCCGCGAAAACGAAGCGATGGGCTGGAAAGCGTATTTGGGCGCGATGCTGCTGACCAATTTCATCATGTTCATCCTGATGTTTCTCGTCCTAAGGCTGCAAAAGTTTTTGCCGCTCAATCCGGACGGAATCGGGAACATGCCGCCGGCGCAGGCTTTTAACACGGCCGCATCTTTTATTACGAATACGAACTGGCAGTCCTACAGCGGTGAAAACGCCTTGTCCTATTTGTCCCAGATGCTGGCGGTCACCTTTCCGATGTTCGCGTCGGCGGCGACCGGGTTTGCCGTGGCCGTCGCTTTCATTCGGGGGCTGATCGGCCGTCAGGATAACCTGGGGAACTTTTATGCGGATCTGGTTCGTTCGATTACGCGTATTTTCCTGCCGCTTAGTTTTCTCGTTGCGCTGTTCCTCGTGTTCCAAGGGGTTCCTCAAACCTTCCAGGGCGCGGTAGACGCGACCACTTTGGAAGGAGCGAAGCAGACGATCACAAGAGGCCTCGTGGCATCGCTGGAATCCATTAAACATCTCGGAACGAACGGCGGGGGATGGTTCGGCACGAATGCGGCGCATCCGTTCGAAAATCCGACGCCGCTGACGAATCTGGTTCATATCGTCTGCATGATGCTGCTGCCGACCGCTCTCGTGTATGCATTCGGCCTGATGATCAAGAACAAGAAGCAGGGCTGGGCGCTTTTCTCGGCGATGGGAATCCTTTTCCTGGCGATGCTGGCGACCGTATTCGTTGCGGAGTACCGGGGCGTACCGGCTCTTGACTCGATGGGCGTTCACGGCAATATGGAAGGCAAAGAAGTGCGGTTCGGCCTGTCCGAATCCGCCTTGTTTACCGCGGTGACGACCGCGGCGACGACGGGCTCGGTAAACAACATGCATGAATCGTTAACGCCGATGGGCGGTTTCACGGCTTTGGCCGAAATGATGCTCAATAACGTCTTCGGTGGCAAGGGCGTCGGACTGCTTAACGGGCTGCTGTATCTGATCCTGTCCATCTTCATTTGCGGGCTCATGGTGGGACGAACCCCGGAATTTCTCGGCAAAAAAATCGAGGGCAAGGAAATCAAGCTGGCTTCCATCGCGCTTCTTGTTCATCCCGTCATCATTCTCGTGCCCACTGCGCTTGCGCTCCTGCGCCCCGAAGCGATCGCTTCGATTTCCAATCCGGGGCCGCACGGCTTATCCGAAGTGTTGTATGCCTTCACGTCGGGCGCGGCGAACAACGGCTCCGCTTTTGCCGGCCTGAATGCCAATACGAACTTCTACAATATCGGCATCGGACTCGTCATGCTGGCCGGCCGATATATCTCAATCATCGCCATGCTTGCCATCGCCGGGTCGCTCGCGGCGAAACGGATCGTTCCGGTAACGACAGGGACGCTGAGAACCAACACTCCCTTGTTTACGGGAATTCTCCTCATGATCATTCTCGTAATCGGGGCGCTGACGTTTTTCCCGTCTCTTGCGCTCGGACCGATTGCCGAACAACTCGCCATGCCGCGTTGA
- the kdpB gene encoding potassium-transporting ATPase subunit KdpB, with the protein MTTVRHQTLTKDIVAQAMLDAFKKLNPVIMMKNPVMFVVEVGTFITLLLSFDPSLFGASGAGRGYNIAVFLILLFTVLFGNFAEALAEGRGKAQADTLRKTKSDTMAKLVQKDGSYKHVSSTQLKKGDIVRVDTGEMIPTDGEIVEGLASIDESAITGESAPVIKEAGGDFSSVTGGTRVASDYIVMKVVTDPGESFLDRMIVLVEGAKRQKTPNEIALTTLLAVLTLIFLFVIITMVPMAGYLGVRLDIATLIALLVCLIPTTIGGLLSAIGIAGMDRVTQFNVLAMSGKAVEAAGDIDTLILDKTGTITYGNRMAFEFTPVKGISEKELTLAALQASVKDETPEGRSIVELAEKQGATWPSAEYEGAEVVEFSAETRMSGLNLAGGTAIRKGAVDAIVKYANAMDGRVPGDLEEMASRIAKAGGTPLAVAVNNRIYGVIYLKDTVKSGLKERFDELRAMGIKTVMCTGDNPLTAATIALEAGVDDFIAEAKPEDKIAAIKKEQQEGKLVAMTGDGTNDAPALAQADVGLAMNSGTMAAKEAANMIDLDSDPTKLLSVVSIGKQLLITRGALTTFSIANDIAKYFAIIPAMFIVAMPQLQSLNIMRLASPQSAILSALIFNAIIIPLLIPIAMKGVKYRAMSADRLLGRNVLIYGMGGVIVPFIGIKIIDMALHGLHIV; encoded by the coding sequence ATGACTACAGTCCGTCATCAAACGCTGACGAAAGACATCGTGGCTCAAGCGATGCTGGATGCGTTCAAAAAGCTGAATCCGGTCATCATGATGAAGAATCCGGTGATGTTTGTCGTCGAAGTCGGAACGTTCATTACGCTGCTCTTATCCTTCGATCCGAGCCTCTTTGGCGCATCGGGCGCAGGCAGGGGCTATAATATCGCCGTATTCCTGATTTTGCTTTTTACCGTGCTGTTCGGCAATTTCGCCGAGGCGCTTGCGGAAGGCCGCGGCAAAGCGCAGGCGGATACGCTCCGCAAGACCAAATCCGATACGATGGCCAAGCTGGTGCAAAAAGACGGGAGCTATAAGCACGTGTCGTCGACCCAGCTGAAAAAAGGCGATATCGTCCGCGTGGATACCGGCGAAATGATCCCGACCGACGGCGAAATCGTCGAAGGTCTGGCTTCCATCGACGAATCGGCGATTACCGGCGAATCGGCTCCGGTGATAAAGGAAGCAGGCGGCGATTTCTCTTCCGTAACGGGCGGGACGAGAGTCGCTTCCGATTATATCGTGATGAAAGTCGTGACCGATCCCGGCGAATCGTTCCTTGACCGGATGATTGTGCTCGTCGAAGGGGCGAAGCGGCAGAAGACGCCGAACGAGATCGCCTTGACCACGCTGCTCGCCGTATTGACGCTCATTTTCCTGTTCGTCATCATCACGATGGTCCCGATGGCCGGATACCTGGGTGTCCGGCTGGATATAGCCACCCTGATCGCGCTGCTCGTATGCCTGATCCCGACGACGATCGGCGGCCTGCTGTCCGCGATCGGCATTGCGGGGATGGACCGGGTGACGCAGTTCAACGTGCTTGCCATGTCGGGCAAAGCCGTCGAGGCCGCAGGCGACATCGACACGCTTATCCTGGATAAAACGGGAACGATCACGTACGGCAACCGGATGGCGTTCGAATTTACCCCGGTGAAGGGCATATCGGAAAAGGAATTGACGTTGGCCGCTCTGCAGGCATCGGTCAAAGATGAAACGCCGGAAGGGCGATCGATCGTCGAGCTTGCGGAGAAGCAGGGCGCGACATGGCCGTCCGCGGAGTATGAAGGCGCGGAGGTCGTCGAGTTCAGCGCGGAAACCCGGATGTCCGGGCTGAACCTTGCCGGCGGCACCGCGATTCGCAAAGGAGCGGTCGATGCGATCGTCAAATATGCGAACGCCATGGACGGCAGAGTTCCCGGCGATCTGGAGGAAATGGCGAGCCGCATTGCCAAAGCCGGCGGGACCCCGCTTGCGGTGGCCGTGAACAATCGGATCTATGGCGTTATTTACTTGAAAGATACGGTCAAATCCGGTTTGAAGGAGCGGTTCGACGAACTGAGGGCGATGGGGATCAAAACCGTCATGTGTACGGGCGACAACCCGCTGACGGCGGCGACCATCGCGCTCGAGGCCGGCGTCGACGACTTTATCGCGGAAGCGAAGCCGGAGGATAAAATCGCCGCGATCAAGAAGGAGCAGCAGGAGGGCAAGCTGGTCGCCATGACCGGCGACGGGACGAACGATGCGCCGGCGCTGGCCCAGGCGGATGTCGGACTCGCCATGAACTCGGGAACGATGGCCGCCAAAGAAGCCGCCAACATGATCGATCTCGATTCGGACCCGACCAAGCTGCTGTCCGTCGTCTCGATCGGCAAGCAGCTGCTCATCACCCGCGGCGCGCTGACGACATTCTCGATCGCCAACGACATCGCCAAATATTTTGCGATTATTCCCGCGATGTTCATCGTGGCGATGCCGCAGCTTCAATCGCTGAATATCATGCGCCTTGCCTCGCCGCAGTCTGCGATTTTATCCGCTTTGATTTTCAACGCGATCATTATTCCGCTGCTCATCCCGATCGCCATGAAAGGCGTGAAATACCGCGCGATGTCGGCGGACAGACTGCTCGGCCGCAATGTGCTTATTTATGGCATGGGCGGCGTAATCGTTCCTTTCATTGGGATTAAAATCATCGATATGGCGCTTCACGGCCTGCATATCGTGTAA
- the kdpC gene encoding potassium-transporting ATPase subunit KdpC, protein MKTTLTAIRVSVVLMILCGLIYPAVTTGFAQVLFPGQADGSLVRSGSTVIGSELLAQSTLSPKLFHPRASAAKYDPAASAGSNRAVGSSDYVKGIAEQIAALKKEDPALSDIPADLVTTSGSGFDPDLSPEGAMAQIPRISKASGLSEQQLRQLADSLIRNRQLGVFGEPRVNVLDLNIALLKRIKP, encoded by the coding sequence TTGAAAACGACTCTGACCGCGATCCGCGTATCCGTCGTCTTAATGATTCTATGCGGCCTGATTTATCCGGCCGTGACGACCGGCTTTGCTCAAGTTCTGTTCCCGGGACAAGCGGACGGCAGCTTGGTTCGCTCCGGGAGTACCGTCATCGGCTCCGAATTGCTTGCGCAAAGCACGCTGTCGCCGAAGCTGTTTCATCCCCGGGCGTCCGCGGCGAAATACGACCCGGCGGCCTCGGCAGGCTCCAATCGGGCTGTCGGCAGCAGCGATTACGTCAAAGGGATCGCCGAACAAATCGCCGCCTTGAAGAAGGAAGATCCGGCGCTGAGCGATATTCCGGCCGATTTGGTCACGACATCCGGCTCCGGATTCGATCCGGATTTATCGCCAGAGGGGGCCATGGCTCAAATTCCGCGTATCAGCAAAGCTTCCGGCTTATCGGAACAACAGCTGCGGCAGCTGGCGGACTCGCTCATCCGGAACAGGCAGCTCGGCGTATTCGGAGAGCCGCGCGTCAATGTTTTGGACTTGAATATCGCGTTGTTGAAACGGATCAAGCCATAA
- a CDS encoding histidine kinase gives MENFRRKTPEEILHSISKLHRGTLKIYIGPVSGSGKTYHMLREGNALKQQGIDVVICAVSTLQRPETVEQLGDLERVPSIHWRNGGTEFKDLNLDALLERNPEVVLVDGLAHRNRPHAKFPTRLDDIKFLLSHQISVITTVNVYELEGYTEIAQRMTGIEAGATVPADTLEVADEVRLIDVTPETILNRLAEGQFKANQEASVFKRGNLGVLRELALRLVAGDVNGSLNEHRVEMGIAGPPGIAERILVSTQYHWNGSIYIRRGEQIAKRLGGDLIVVIFRNRKKPLSKEASAFRRSMMKLTRKIGCELEELPLRSRRNIPAELVRYAVRLNVTRMVMGHTKHTGWQELLHGSVVNGILKKTKNIDVFLVADRAEHEGERILPAKSRESAQFEKYRRLSEQEVAERISTITRGKFKVYIGAAPGVGKTYTMLREGNDLLKKGVDVRIGLLETHNRADTIAQVGGLRIIPRASRVYQGVTLEEMDTEAVIRSGPEVVLIDELAHTNVPGSRNRKRYEDVLEILDAGINVITTVNVQHLESLNDAVEEMTGIRVRETVPDSILRLADEVQLIDVSPEALRQRMKEGKIYALPKVDQALDHFFKTGNLIALRELALREIADDVDERLESWERKSSLRGPWRRRETIFVCVNATPHADRLIRRGFRTAYRLKAAWYVHYVHIGAMTEELRKRLDELERLTARLGGTFMIHEGRRSKQIAGILSSKADELEATQLVIGQSKPSFREKLRNGSVVTRLIRLSRHRDVLIVADYDPNLAL, from the coding sequence ATGGAAAACTTTCGCAGGAAAACGCCGGAGGAGATCCTTCATTCCATCTCCAAGCTGCACCGCGGCACCTTGAAAATCTATATCGGCCCGGTCAGCGGCTCCGGCAAGACGTACCACATGCTCCGTGAAGGGAACGCCTTAAAACAGCAGGGAATCGATGTTGTGATTTGCGCCGTTTCCACGCTGCAGCGGCCGGAGACCGTGGAGCAGCTCGGCGATTTGGAGCGCGTGCCAAGCATCCATTGGCGGAATGGCGGCACGGAATTCAAAGATTTGAACCTAGATGCGCTGTTGGAACGAAACCCTGAAGTGGTCCTCGTCGACGGACTCGCGCACCGTAACCGGCCCCATGCGAAATTTCCGACGCGTTTGGACGACATCAAATTCCTGCTGTCACATCAGATCAGCGTCATTACGACGGTAAACGTCTATGAACTTGAAGGCTATACGGAAATCGCTCAAAGGATGACCGGGATCGAAGCCGGGGCGACGGTTCCCGCCGATACGCTGGAGGTGGCCGACGAGGTGCGCCTGATTGATGTCACGCCGGAAACGATTTTAAACCGTCTTGCAGAAGGGCAATTCAAGGCCAATCAAGAAGCGTCCGTCTTCAAACGGGGGAATTTAGGCGTGCTGCGGGAGCTGGCGCTTCGGCTGGTTGCGGGGGACGTGAACGGCTCCTTGAACGAGCATCGCGTGGAGATGGGCATTGCCGGGCCGCCCGGCATCGCGGAGCGCATTCTCGTATCCACCCAATATCACTGGAACGGGTCCATCTATATCCGCCGCGGCGAGCAAATCGCCAAAAGGCTCGGGGGGGATTTAATCGTCGTTATTTTTCGCAATCGGAAAAAACCGCTCTCCAAAGAAGCGTCGGCCTTTCGCCGAAGCATGATGAAGCTCACCCGGAAAATCGGCTGCGAATTGGAAGAACTGCCTCTTCGAAGCCGCAGGAACATCCCGGCTGAGCTGGTTCGCTATGCTGTCCGGCTTAACGTGACGCGAATGGTGATGGGGCACACGAAACATACCGGCTGGCAGGAGCTGCTGCATGGCTCCGTCGTGAACGGCATTTTGAAAAAAACGAAAAATATCGATGTTTTTCTCGTCGCCGACAGGGCGGAGCATGAAGGAGAACGAATTTTGCCGGCGAAAAGCAGGGAAAGCGCGCAATTCGAAAAATACCGCCGTCTGAGCGAGCAGGAAGTCGCCGAGAGGATCAGCACGATCACAAGAGGCAAATTCAAGGTCTATATCGGAGCGGCACCGGGCGTGGGCAAAACGTATACGATGCTTCGCGAAGGCAACGATCTGTTGAAGAAGGGGGTCGATGTCCGAATCGGATTGCTTGAAACGCACAATCGTGCGGATACGATCGCCCAAGTCGGCGGGCTGCGTATCATTCCGCGAGCAAGCCGCGTGTATCAAGGCGTGACGCTTGAGGAAATGGATACTGAAGCGGTGATACGGAGCGGTCCCGAAGTCGTGCTCATCGACGAGCTGGCCCATACGAACGTACCCGGAAGCAGGAACCGGAAACGCTACGAGGACGTGCTGGAAATTTTGGACGCGGGGATAAACGTCATTACGACCGTTAACGTTCAGCATCTAGAAAGCCTGAACGATGCGGTCGAAGAAATGACGGGCATACGCGTCCGGGAAACGGTGCCCGACAGCATCCTTCGTTTGGCGGACGAGGTTCAGCTCATTGACGTCTCGCCGGAAGCGCTGCGGCAAAGAATGAAAGAGGGCAAAATCTACGCCCTGCCGAAGGTGGATCAAGCGCTCGATCATTTTTTTAAAACAGGGAATCTGATCGCGCTGCGCGAGCTTGCCCTCCGGGAAATCGCCGACGACGTCGATGAGCGCCTGGAATCGTGGGAGCGGAAAAGCTCGCTTCGCGGCCCGTGGCGGCGCAGGGAAACGATATTCGTTTGCGTCAATGCGACGCCTCACGCCGACCGCTTGATACGCCGCGGCTTCCGGACCGCCTATCGGCTGAAGGCCGCCTGGTACGTCCATTACGTTCATATCGGCGCGATGACGGAGGAGCTGCGGAAACGTCTCGACGAGCTGGAGCGATTAACCGCTCGTCTGGGAGGAACCTTCATGATCCATGAAGGCCGCCGCTCCAAGCAAATCGCCGGGATATTGTCCTCGAAAGCCGACGAACTGGAAGCGACGCAGCTGGTCATCGGGCAATCGAAGCCGAGCTTCCGGGAAAAACTGCGGAATGGTTCCGTCGTTACCCGGCTGATCCGCTTGTCCCGGCATCGGGATGTCTTGATTGTTGCGGATTACGACCCGAACCTTGCGCTATAA
- a CDS encoding ATP-binding protein, producing MGTRNEKRGSARRGGLPSGQGNPEPNPEEEAPAKAAAFFSWKPYLSITALIAALTVLLHPFGQTFDLVNISLLYLIPVLLSAVFGGIWPSFYAAFLGVLSFDFFFVPPYLSFTVSDLRYLISFAVFMTVASLTGSLAARLKQQLRLSKRREAHMAALYALSRQMSAITDIRSLLENVTLQVSRMVHAETALYLPDREGELALTASSSGSAGLGLDESELVIAKWVYRHGEPAGKGTGMLRETPGFYVPMAAEDRVYGVLAVKLDRADAALSPETRRLLEALGGLAAIAVARVMLAEEAKMAQLSAESEKMRTALLDSVSHELRTPLATIIGSATGLIEGERILAPGDRLELLAAIRDGALRMNRLVTNLLGMVKLESGMLRLRREWCDMEDMIGVVLSQVKDFQEHRTVRVSLPDPIPIIYGDEVLLEQALVNIVSNAIKYSPDYSEIAISVREDDRHIRLSVADAGIGLPAGDRERIFEKFYRAEGSKRIPGTGLGLAICKGIVELHGGTIAAEPNAGKGTVVTVRLPNSEDRPLPREEEIEQP from the coding sequence GTGGGAACAAGGAATGAGAAGCGCGGGTCCGCGCGGCGCGGCGGCCTTCCGTCCGGGCAGGGGAATCCGGAGCCGAATCCGGAGGAGGAAGCGCCTGCAAAGGCGGCGGCTTTTTTTTCCTGGAAGCCCTATCTCTCGATCACGGCGCTGATTGCCGCATTGACCGTTCTGCTTCACCCTTTCGGGCAAACGTTCGATCTGGTCAATATTTCGCTCCTTTATTTGATTCCGGTTTTATTGAGCGCCGTCTTTGGGGGGATCTGGCCTTCTTTTTACGCGGCGTTTCTGGGCGTATTGTCGTTTGACTTCTTCTTCGTCCCGCCTTATTTGAGCTTCACCGTTTCCGATCTGCGCTATTTGATTTCCTTTGCCGTGTTTATGACGGTCGCCTCGCTGACCGGTAGCTTGGCCGCCCGATTGAAGCAGCAGCTGCGGTTGTCGAAGCGAAGAGAAGCCCATATGGCCGCCCTTTATGCGCTGAGCCGGCAAATGAGCGCCATTACCGACATCCGCTCCTTGCTGGAAAACGTAACGCTTCAAGTTTCGCGCATGGTTCATGCGGAGACAGCCTTATATTTGCCCGATCGCGAAGGGGAACTGGCCCTGACCGCCTCTTCCTCCGGTTCTGCCGGTTTGGGGTTGGATGAATCGGAGCTCGTTATTGCAAAATGGGTTTACCGGCACGGAGAGCCGGCGGGGAAAGGCACCGGCATGCTGCGGGAAACGCCGGGCTTTTACGTGCCCATGGCTGCGGAGGACCGGGTTTACGGCGTATTGGCGGTGAAGCTTGACCGCGCGGACGCCGCGCTTTCGCCGGAAACCCGCCGTCTGCTGGAAGCGCTGGGGGGGCTGGCCGCCATTGCCGTCGCTCGCGTGATGCTGGCGGAAGAGGCGAAAATGGCCCAGTTATCGGCGGAATCGGAAAAAATGCGGACGGCGTTATTGGATTCCGTTTCGCACGAACTGCGCACTCCCCTGGCCACCATCATCGGCTCGGCGACGGGGCTGATCGAAGGGGAGCGCATTTTGGCTCCGGGGGACCGTTTGGAATTGCTCGCCGCAATCCGGGACGGCGCGCTGCGCATGAACCGGCTCGTCACGAATCTGCTCGGAATGGTGAAGCTGGAAAGCGGCATGCTCCGGCTGCGCAGGGAATGGTGCGACATGGAAGACATGATCGGCGTCGTATTATCGCAGGTCAAAGATTTTCAGGAGCATCGGACCGTGCGGGTATCGCTGCCCGACCCGATTCCGATTATTTACGGCGACGAGGTCCTTCTCGAACAAGCGCTGGTCAACATCGTCAGCAACGCCATCAAATATTCGCCCGATTACAGTGAAATCGCCATTTCGGTCCGGGAAGACGACCGCCATATTCGGCTTTCCGTTGCGGATGCGGGGATCGGTTTGCCGGCCGGGGACCGGGAACGCATCTTCGAAAAGTTTTATCGGGCCGAAGGGTCGAAGCGCATACCGGGGACGGGCCTCGGACTTGCGATCTGCAAAGGAATCGTCGAATTGCATGGAGGGACCATAGCGGCCGAACCAAATGCGGGGAAAGGGACCGTCGTCACCGTCAGGCTTCCCAATAGCGAAGATCGTCCGCTGCCTCGCGAGGAGGAAATCGAACAACCATGA